In Azospirillum thiophilum, the DNA window CGGCGGCCAGCTCACGCTCGTTCCGGCGCAGCAGGGTCAGGTAGTTCTGCAGGATGCGCGACCGGCGCAGCGGCGGTGTCGCGCGCCAGCCCGGCAGGGCGTTCCTGGCTGCCGCAACGGCTGCGTCCACGTCGGTGGCGTCGGCGAAGCCGACGGTGCGCAGAACCTCGCCGGTGGCCGGGTTGAAGACCTTGCCCCGGCGGTCGCCGGAGCCGCGATGCTCGCCGCCGCCGATCCAATGGGGCACGGCGTCATGGATGGTCATCGTCATTCCTTTTCGCGTTGGACGGTCGGTGTGTCAGAGGTGGAGGAGGTAGCCGATGATCCCGCCCAGGACGGTGCCGGTCGCCAGCCAGAGGAAGCGCTGGCCTTCGCCGCTCCATCCGCCGGCCATGGCGGCGGAGGTGGCGGCAGCCGATGCCGTCGGCTTCCGCGGCGCCCCGGGACCGGCCAGGACCGAGCCGGATTGTTCAGCAGAAGGCTCGGCAGGAGATTCTACAGGGGCTTCGGCTGCATCCCCGGCCGACCGGGTGACGCGGTCGTTGAAGGCACGGAAGAAATCGTCGGCCATCTTCCTGGCCGAGGCATCGATCAGGCGTCCGCCGATCTGGCTCAGCTTGCCGCCGACGGCGGCTTCCGCGGCGTATCGCAGCAGGGTGCCGTCCGGCGCCTCCTCCAGCGTCACCCGCGACTGGCCGCGCGCCATGCCGACCGGTCCGGCACCGCCCTCGAACCACAGAGTGCAACCGGCCGGCGCCTCGATCTCGCGCATCTCCACGCGGCCGGAGAAACGGGCGCGCAAGGGGCCGACCTTGGTCAGCACCCGGGCCTCGAACTCGGTGTCGCTGTGGCGGATGACGTCCTCACAGCCCGGAATGCAGTGCTTGAGGATCTGCGGGTCGTTCAGCGACTCCCACACGCGCCAGCGCGGCGCGGCAATCCTCTGTTCGCCGGTGAGTTCCAATGGAGGCCTCCGATCTGGTGGGCCGGTGCGATTGGGTCAGCGGCCTCGCCTGGCAGGCATATTTACCATTTGGTCAATATCGGTCAAGCTATTTTCCGTTTGGTCAATAATCAGCCATGCGTCGATTGGGCTCGGATCGACCGGTCATGCGCCCTCAGCCGGCGGTGGAGCCCAGCCGGTGAAAAATCTCTAGAAACCGGGGTGGAGGGCGCTCAGCCGGCCGCCTTGCCGGCCTCCCGCGGGAAGATCTCGCGGGCGGCGAGCACGAAGGCCCGCACCCGGTCGGCGACGACCTGGGGCAGGTTCTCCGGAAATTTGTGCCCGTAGATCCAGTGGCGCACGCCGATGTAGAAGATGCCGCCGTGCAGGCCCCAGATCAGTTCGTTCTCCGCCTCGGTCGGCTCGCGGTCGTCGTCGAGGCCCAACTCGATCCTGGCCTCGCCGATGATCGGACGCAGCAGACGCTCGCCCACCAGGGTCAGGTAGTTGTCGTTGATATAGCCGTCGGCGAGGGCGGAATGGATCAGGATGCGCACCCATTCCTTGGTCAGGATGGTGCGGGCGTAATCGCTGTAGACCCGGGTCAGGCGGGCCTCGAACGGCTCGCTGCGATCCTTGACCCAATGCTCCCATTCCGGCTTCCAGCGCCCGAGATAGACCTCGGTGTAGACCCGTTCGATCAGCGCCTTCTTGCTGGGGAAATAGTGGAACACCAGCGGGTGGCTGACGCCGATCTGCGTCGCCAGTTCCCGCATCTGTCCGCCCAACCCATGGTCGGAAAAGAACCGGATGGCGCCGTCGACGATCTGGCGCTCCCGCTCCTCGGTGGACAGGCGCTGACGCCGTCGTTGGACGCCAGGTCGGGGAGCGTCTGAGGGAGGCTTGGCGGAAGGAGGCACTGTGGCCCGGTACGGCTGTGGCTGGGGGT includes these proteins:
- a CDS encoding SRPBCC family protein yields the protein MELTGEQRIAAPRWRVWESLNDPQILKHCIPGCEDVIRHSDTEFEARVLTKVGPLRARFSGRVEMREIEAPAGCTLWFEGGAGPVGMARGQSRVTLEEAPDGTLLRYAAEAAVGGKLSQIGGRLIDASARKMADDFFRAFNDRVTRSAGDAAEAPVESPAEPSAEQSGSVLAGPGAPRKPTASAAATSAAMAGGWSGEGQRFLWLATGTVLGGIIGYLLHL
- a CDS encoding TetR/AcrR family transcriptional regulator, whose product is MGGQMRELATQIGVSHPLVFHYFPSKKALIERVYTEVYLGRWKPEWEHWVKDRSEPFEARLTRVYSDYARTILTKEWVRILIHSALADGYINDNYLTLVGERLLRPIIGEARIELGLDDDREPTEAENELIWGLHGGIFYIGVRHWIYGHKFPENLPQVVADRVRAFVLAAREIFPREAGKAAG